The Sesamum indicum cultivar Zhongzhi No. 13 linkage group LG2, S_indicum_v1.0, whole genome shotgun sequence genome contains a region encoding:
- the LOC105156293 gene encoding AP2-like ethylene-responsive transcription factor At1g16060 isoform X1, giving the protein MDSCASPEKRSFAIVEADARQETKCAKRRRRSPSLVTLSYNEQQQHPQALQIDPTAAAAATTTIKRSSRFRGVSRHRWTGRYEAHLWDKGSWNVTQKKKGKQVYLGAYDEEEAAARAYDLAAIKYWGTSTYTNFPISDYDKEIEIMQSLSKEEYLASLRRRSSGFARGVSKYRGVARHHHNGRWEARIGRVFGNKYLYLGTYGTQEEAAHAYDIAAIEYRGINAVTNFDLSTYIRWLRPAENAAGHQALIRSENAILQVDSNYNNLKNEPDFSNTSSIGIKCPAISQNHEIIERKMPLSPCNKATSPTALGLLLRSSLFKELVEKTTTTAAADANEENNVKQRACKGGDNEFLFYSTGNAHEVAYDAKGNGMTEKNVLSLYNRTAQSFWNNEQYGG; this is encoded by the exons ATGGATAGTTGCGCAAGCCCTGAAAAGCGTTCGTTCGCCATCGTTGAAGCGGATGCCCGCCAAGAGACTAAGTGTGCAAAGAGGCGCCGGAGATCTCCTTCGTTAGTGACGCTGAGCTACAATGAACAACAGCAGCATCCGCAGGCATTGCAGATTGATCcaactgctgctgctgctgctactACTACAATCAAGAGGAGCTCAAGGTTCCGAGGAGTTAGCAG ACATCGGTGGACAGGGCGTTATGAAGCTCATCTGTGGGATAAAGGGTCTTGGAATGTAacacagaaaaagaaaggaaaacaag TCTATCTTG GGGCATACGATGAGGAAGAAGCTGCGGCAAGAGCATATGATTTGGCTGCCATCAAGTACTGGGGTACTTCAACCTACACAAATTTCCCT ATATCTGATTATGACAAAGAGATAGAAATAATGCAAAGCTTAAGCAAGGAGGAATATTTAGCCTCTCTGAGAAG GAGAAGCAGCGGCTTCGCAAGAGGTGTATCCAAGTACAGAGGTGTTGCAAG GCATCATCATAACGGAAGGTGGGAAGCAAGAATAGGTCGTGTTTTTGGAAACAAATATCTATATCTTGGTACTTATG GTACGCAAGAAGAAGCTGCACATGCTTATGACATTGCAGCAATTGAATACAGAGGAATCAATGCAGTGACTAACTTTGACTTGAGCACTTACATCAGATGGCTAAGGCCTGCTGAGAATGCAGCCGGACATCAAGCCCTGATTAGATCAGAAAACGCAATTCTGCAAGTCGACTCTAACTACAACAACCTCAAAAATGAGCCAGATTTCTCAAATACCAGTTCCATCGGCATAAAATGTCCTGCAATATCTCAGAATCATGAAATCATAGAAAGGAAGATGCCTCTCAGCCCTTGTAACAAGGCAACATCGCCAACTGCGCTAGGCCTCCTCCTCAGGTCTTCCTTGTTTAAAGAACTAGTAGAAAAGACTACCACcactgctgctgctgatgcTAACGAAGAAAACAATGTCAAGCAACGAGCGTGCAAGGGAGGAGACAATGAGTTTCTGTTCTACAGCACTGGGAATGCTCATGAGGTTGCTTATGATGCAAAGGGCAATGGAATGACTGAGAAAAATGTTTTGTCCTTGTATAACAGAA
- the LOC105156293 gene encoding AP2-like ethylene-responsive transcription factor At1g16060 isoform X2: MDSCASPEKRSFAIVEADARQETKCAKRRRRSPSLVTLSYNEQQQHPQALQIDPTAAAAATTTIKRSSRFRGVSRHRWTGRYEAHLWDKGSWNVTQKKKGKQVYLGAYDEEEAAARAYDLAAIKYWGTSTYTNFPISDYDKEIEIMQSLSKEEYLASLRRRSSGFARGVSKYRGVARHHHNGRWEARIGRVFGNKYLYLGTQEEAAHAYDIAAIEYRGINAVTNFDLSTYIRWLRPAENAAGHQALIRSENAILQVDSNYNNLKNEPDFSNTSSIGIKCPAISQNHEIIERKMPLSPCNKATSPTALGLLLRSSLFKELVEKTTTTAAADANEENNVKQRACKGGDNEFLFYSTGNAHEVAYDAKGNGMTEKNVLSLYNRTAQSFWNNEQYGG, translated from the exons ATGGATAGTTGCGCAAGCCCTGAAAAGCGTTCGTTCGCCATCGTTGAAGCGGATGCCCGCCAAGAGACTAAGTGTGCAAAGAGGCGCCGGAGATCTCCTTCGTTAGTGACGCTGAGCTACAATGAACAACAGCAGCATCCGCAGGCATTGCAGATTGATCcaactgctgctgctgctgctactACTACAATCAAGAGGAGCTCAAGGTTCCGAGGAGTTAGCAG ACATCGGTGGACAGGGCGTTATGAAGCTCATCTGTGGGATAAAGGGTCTTGGAATGTAacacagaaaaagaaaggaaaacaag TCTATCTTG GGGCATACGATGAGGAAGAAGCTGCGGCAAGAGCATATGATTTGGCTGCCATCAAGTACTGGGGTACTTCAACCTACACAAATTTCCCT ATATCTGATTATGACAAAGAGATAGAAATAATGCAAAGCTTAAGCAAGGAGGAATATTTAGCCTCTCTGAGAAG GAGAAGCAGCGGCTTCGCAAGAGGTGTATCCAAGTACAGAGGTGTTGCAAG GCATCATCATAACGGAAGGTGGGAAGCAAGAATAGGTCGTGTTTTTGGAAACAAATATCTATATCTTG GTACGCAAGAAGAAGCTGCACATGCTTATGACATTGCAGCAATTGAATACAGAGGAATCAATGCAGTGACTAACTTTGACTTGAGCACTTACATCAGATGGCTAAGGCCTGCTGAGAATGCAGCCGGACATCAAGCCCTGATTAGATCAGAAAACGCAATTCTGCAAGTCGACTCTAACTACAACAACCTCAAAAATGAGCCAGATTTCTCAAATACCAGTTCCATCGGCATAAAATGTCCTGCAATATCTCAGAATCATGAAATCATAGAAAGGAAGATGCCTCTCAGCCCTTGTAACAAGGCAACATCGCCAACTGCGCTAGGCCTCCTCCTCAGGTCTTCCTTGTTTAAAGAACTAGTAGAAAAGACTACCACcactgctgctgctgatgcTAACGAAGAAAACAATGTCAAGCAACGAGCGTGCAAGGGAGGAGACAATGAGTTTCTGTTCTACAGCACTGGGAATGCTCATGAGGTTGCTTATGATGCAAAGGGCAATGGAATGACTGAGAAAAATGTTTTGTCCTTGTATAACAGAA